tcgtatgtgcttgacatgcatttacgccctacttgtgttgttctggcaagtacgggtttggcctacttgtgctgttctggcaagtgtggttttgggccacttgtgctgcgctggcaagtgagtcttatcttagtctttccgccactttcgtgctgttctggcgattggggtactcggtctccatgagtagtcgagtcttgggtgcgtgttgtgctggcgcacgtcgaatcgggatgtacacccgagagtctgcagatttagactaggatcgtatcattatcgtagtcctacctgGGGAAATTAttgtctaagagtagtaaatgtcttgcattatttggatggttactttggtcatatctccttgaaatacgtgctcgtggctaagtggtcgtgtctgtttccttgtctttcttctccatttattttattgttgtttatgccttacttacttgtttattccatcatttcttttatccttgttggtttaaacacgtatgatcccatgtttagttataagtcgattcactcataacttatctaatatgattatttgttcatgttctttgttatgttcgttttgacataatgtggctgggagaaccccgagttactccccatcgaccgtggctttcatgtttacatgaatgacaggtttgtgaagatgcatttgtggggtttagacgtgtgagctagcgagcaccttggactagtagtcggtttagtagaattgcttatactcaccttttatcatttgtcattcgagagatatattttccctcaccttgactaccacgtttgtataatttaaatatttattttcGCATTCTCTAGTTATAttttaggttttaatgaacccgcgctttaaacttttaaagtttcaaaaaaattcctaatttccgcttgaatttataagttatattttccgcgttatagcGGGGGTTCACAATGCTACTTTTCTAGCCTTGGTATTAATGGGGAAATTTGAAGACAACGATAAAGTGTGCAGAATGAAATTTGTGTTTAATAATCTTGTGCATGGAGGGTGGTGGGGTGGAAGGCACGAGAAATGGAGTTTGGGAGGACAAAAGCGTGAACATGAAAGGCACGAACATGAAGAGCACAAGAAGAGGAGCTTGGAAACAAAGAAGATGAACGAGCTTAAAGTttatattgaagatgatgagctAAAGGATGATTCAAGTTCATTGGTTATTACTTATCAATTTTTCATCCAGATTGGTGCGATTCATATTTGATCCCAGAGGATTAAATCATcatgaattgaggacaattcctttccgGGGGGGGGGATGATACGAAAATGATGCAGAAGGCGGTCAAAATGAACAGATCTCGTGATCTGTTCGATTATATGCGCGAGAAGAAGCGATGCCCGAGTAGTTGTATACTCGGTTACTTGGTGCCCATGGAAGAGGTATTGAGACTTCTTTCGTAAAAGAAGTCATATCCTAGTTGAATTAGTTTTATTATTTCCTAGAAGTATACGTTATTTATTTCCTAGTTGTGTTAGAAGTTCTAGTTTCTTAATTCTAAATTTTTTCGGTTTAGGAAAGTTTACTAGTTTCCTAAATTCAGATTATGATATTGAATTAAGAAAGAAGTTGTTGCTTTATTGTGTTTGCAAGTTTTGTAAGCCCTAGGTTTGACGCGTTTCGTTCcaaattgttattgtttgacgcgttttcaagcattaacccgagttataatcactgggtcttgattatagttcaccattggttgagttataggtctagctcaacTAAATatcctttgttttttttttcgtttaaataaaaaaacacataaaaattacagATTCAACATCACGTTCAGACAGTCCATAAAACCGTTCAAATCATACAAAATTCGACAATCAGACAGTTTCAGCAACTGTCCAGTTTAGTTAATTCCGCTGCAAACTCACGACTTCTATTCTTTGAGTAGAATTCGtatcattttattttttttggaaatctagcttaatttatttaccttttaatagtttccaaaatataacatacttatattatatttgtgtatgttatttAACATCTTTATCTTATTAATATCATAAATAgggcatgtttattttaaggaaaatcaccatattctGGTGTTCTccaaatttatacttcaaccaaaaatatataatatttacattgaaatcccttagTCAGGTCTATCACACAGCGCTATgttaaaaactatatagtataattaatttgtacagatttatttaattatataGAAATTTCTTAGTTTCCGAattatatatatagtattgataggaGTACTAGTTTTAAGCCCTTGCAAATTTGCACGGTGCTTATTTAGCAGTTGTTATTATTAGAATTGACAAAATAGATAAATATCAAAATTTAAATACACAAAATATAGTCTAAAAAAACTAATTATGTACATACAATAATTACTATaaagatacaatttattttgaGAACCTAATAACATTATAAATTTTGGAAATTTTCGATATAAATATATTAGGTGTTGTATTAGATATGCACTTACTAATTTACGAAAAAAAATTGTATTTAAAATATTAACGTTCAAAATTCTAGTGTTATAGTATATCGTGAAATTTCATTAAATTTGTACATTTATTTAAAGTTGTCACTCCCAAAGTTCAAATCTATTCACGGTCTAATTTGCTCTTCGTATGGCAAAATTTGTCGTCAGTTCGAAAGTAATTCTTTATGATAAAGTTGATGAAACAGTTTTAGTTTTTAAAACAACTTATAAAACAAATGGTTAGAAAAACAAATATAATAAATGATAACAAATGTACGGTATATTTATATGGTTTTATATAATTCCTATGAATAATTTCTATAAATTCAGGGATCATAAGAGTGTAACAATGAAATGATAGGAAAGTAATTAAATAAGGTTAAAGAACATGGGGTCCcgtacacacacaaaaaaaaggattttgaatCCTAAAAAGAAGCAACCAATTCGAACAACCTAAATAACCCGGCTTTTTTACTATTTAGATTTATATTtataggttttttttttatttatattacacccttttattttaatatgagaaaaaaatttgactgaaaaactaatcaagagaattgcatattttaatgaaaatattttataAGTATAAAACTAGTGATTTAAATTTATTAATTTTCTCAAAtagttttaataattatttttttgGTCACAAAACTAATAATATCAATTTATAGTTTTATGTATACGAAATATGTTTGTGTTAAGCCATTCTCTAATATATACTTCCTTGGTCCCGATTACTTGTTGTCCATTTTCATTtaagggtgtctcagtcaattgttgtaccttttattttaagaatgcatttgataaacaatttaatctttcacactcaatttggtccacttgtcatatCCAGAATCCGCCTCACCGTGCATCCTTCACGGCTCCTCCATTCAGTCCCTTACAGTTGATAGGTACGGTCATGCCATCCCTTACAAGGTCAATTTCAGATAAAACTATCAAGGACTTCTAAATCAAAGTAATTATTGTACTCTGGTGAAAGAATTTGTCGTTATATCGATCAATGCCAAAATCCTCTCCGATAAAACCAAGGATACTAATAATTCGCATCATTCTAGGTATACTTCTAAATCAAACAGAACCCTTAATCAAACCCTGCACTCAAAATATATATACAAAACCAGCATGGTCCCAGGAAAACAACGAGGATAGACACCACATTTATATCATTAATAAATCATGTATAAATCAAGAGATAACACGacaacaaatgaaaaaaaaaaaacaatcaagcTATTGACAATCAAAAGTTCAAAACCCTTCGACACTAGCTCTCCGATATATCGACGAGGATGAAGATTTACGGGACTCTTGCAATTCAAGCTCATCCAACGCCACAAGTGAAGAACATCCACGAGATAGGGGTAAAGTAAGCATCCTTGTTGGGGAAATTGACTGATAGGTTTGCCGAGGCTGGAGACTTGGTGACCTAAACATCTTCTTCCCAGAAACAGCTGCCGGTTCTTGAAGAGGGAACAGGCACGAATATTTCATCTCTAGTATTGTCCTGAGATTCTCGACGACAATTCTCATGGTAGGCCTTTCTAATGGGTCCTTTTGGAGACATCTCTGGGCTATGTCGGCCATTGTTCGAGCTGCTTTGATTGGGAAACGGCCTTTTAGTTGAGGGTCCATGACTAGGGAGAGTCTGCACTCATCGGCCAAGAATGGCCAGCTCCATTTGACCAAGTTCCGCTCCTCCTTGGGCCGTCTACTATCCATATTCTTACGGCCCGTGAGAAGTTCGAGGAGAACAATTCCGAAGCTGTAAACATTACTTTTGGGGGTGAGTAATCCCTTTTCTATTGTTTCCACTGAAAGATTTCCGGATGCCTGAGAAAAATGTAACTAGAATATGTTATCTAATGATGGTATAAAAGAAGGAAAATGCCATATTAGCAGGTCTAAACTCTAAAGTGAGGCATGTTCAATGCATTTTAATTTATTCTTCTGGTGTAAAGGGACCACAAGGTGACATGAGTATGAGAGTATCAGACGCTCAATGACTAACCAACTAATCAGATGCTAGGTGACATGCACACTTATATTCGGTGATACTCGTGGTGTAATTACTCGGTCCAAGCCAAGCCAGAAAAAAGTATGAGATTAACTAAGAGTGTCAACATTCATCCATATTTAGCCAAGGAAACAAACAAATATTACTAACAAAAGGTGTCATAATCAGCTAATTACAAGAGAATGAACGTCAAATTAGGCGAGTATCAAATAAATTAAAACACCATACAACTTTCATATTGCCGTCTTATCtctatttttttccatttttataaAGCCAAAAGCTAATTCTTTGGATTTCGAATGCATTAGAAATTTAGAATAAAGCAAATTGGTTTACTAAATTGTTTGTACTACTTATAAGAAATATTTTACTATATGTCATTTGGAAATAACGTCCGTATACTTTCAACCCAAGGGTAAAAATTATGCACATCAGACCACACACACCCTAACCCTACTCGCACCCTTACCCTTACCCATGTTTTTACCCTACAATAAGGCAACAGCCTTTGTGACACCGACGTGATGTTGTATTATCATCTAAGGCTCAGAGCTAGCTCTCGGGATACTACGCATGGATTCAGCGAAGGCCGAAAATCCAACTCACAGCTAAAAGCAAACGTGTAAGCAGCAGCATCAACAAGTTTAGAGCGCAACTCAGAGAAAACAATGGCATAAGCACTCACAGTAGGAGCGTTGCAGAGATCGGCTTCAGGAAGAAGGCCGACACAACCATATCCTGAAAGCTTTGCACTAAAATCCTTGTCAATTTGAATATTTACTGCAGAAAATTCATTGTACATTGCCTGCCAATCAACATGGATGTATCAGATGGCAAATTTCTCTTGGCGAGCCTAGTCTTTTCCTCCATTGAACTTAATACAAGCAGAATGATCAATTCAAGATCACTAGAAAGTGTTAACTCTACTCAAGCATCATCTGATTGCAATCTTTACCTAATACTCGATCCGCCCCATTTATAATGTTCCATTTGATAAATGTGGACAGAGGGATGTGAACTTTGACcgtatttatttttaaaaaagtAATAATATGAAATAGGTTACTTTACAAAATCaaacatgacaattttacattatATCTCTACTTATTTTTAGAGATACGAACAGCCGACGTTGATATAGCCATATTGGTGGACCCGACCAATAACTTTGGGATGGAGGTGAATATGAACAAGTTAGATGTGCACTAGAATGACCCATTGAAAAAACTTTTCATAATTTTTAACAGTGTTACAGGGTGAATACAATACCTGGAAAGGGCCTTCTTCATGCAAGAAAGTAAGAGCTTGAGCGGCACATAAGGCTACTTTCACCCTTCTACTCCAGTCAATAGGAGGGCCACTTGATCTACCATATAATAACCGATCTAAGCTTCCGTGGTGTAACCTTTCATAGATCAAGAATCTCTGCTCAGAGCCTTCACGGGCATGGTAACCAAGCAGCTTACAAAGCTTGGGATGTTGTAAAGATGCGAGAGATTTTGCTTCATTAACAAAGTCCTTCAAACCCTATGAAAACCAAGCAATATAGTCATATACTATTAAGCAATCAATCACAAAATAAAAATATCTGAACTACAATTTCCTCTGCAATCATTACAATAATAGGCCACAACCACCAATGTAAGGGGGTCGGATGCAGCTTGACACGTGTGCTAACATAGAGACTGTTTCCAAATGACTCATAATGAAAATTGTGTTGCATGTGAACTGTAGATTAACAAAACGTACGAGAAAGTGGGGAGCAAcaacatgattgtcaaatcaccTGAGCTGTGGTACAAAACCGGGTAACTGTGGCTTCTACTTTTCTTGAGCTACAAGAAACATCTGAAAAGGAAGCTTTGTaagtggttgaagaaattgtCTCAGATGTGCAATTTTCTGGTGAGAAACTATGACAGGCCGATGTAATTTCTTCATAAGAATAGTTCCGCAGTGTTCCTGACGGCCGTGAAGGGGGAAGCGGTAGTGGGCCTGAAGCATAAAGAGGCCCACTGGCATTCCCAGATTTAAAGCTTCCGGCAGGTTTCAAAACCCCTGAACCATGGGACGAAGGAAGGGGAAGAGGTTGCGGGCTTGGGgacctttcttctttttcttcataTTCTACTGATGACGATGTATCCCGATCTGGCCCGTGAAAGCTGGATGGTGCCGACAATGCACGGGTCCTATAACTTGCCGGTTTATTGGGCAGCTGAACCGGCTTTCCCCGGGTCCGAAAACTTGGAGGAGCTGATTGTAGAGCAGAGTTGTGTGTTTGGGGTTCAGGAAGGGCTGTCGGCGTACTCTCCTGAGGCAATACACGATTGATGTGTACATTCTGATCACTCTTCTTTTTTCTACTCTTTAAAACGGTGAAACAACCCATCTTAACCAAAAATCACTGGGCATGTAATCACAATTATCAATCCTGCCATATAGATCAAATTCAGAAAATGAGTACTGCTTATTAAGATGGTACATGCAATTAAACTATCTAAACAAAAACAAATCCATGACAGAACAAGCAATGTGCAATAGAACTATTTGCTCAGTAAACTCCTAATCTTCATACTACCGCATGTACTAGTTTCGACTCTTGACAGCCTGACATTAGTATGGCACTTGAATATTAAATTTATGTCAAAAACAATTCTCAGTTCTTTTTTTTCATAAGACCAGC
This sequence is a window from Silene latifolia isolate original U9 population unplaced genomic scaffold, ASM4854445v1 chrun_scaffold_16, whole genome shotgun sequence. Protein-coding genes within it:
- the LOC141637272 gene encoding putative serine/threonine-protein kinase PBL18 isoform X2 — protein: MGCFTVLKSRKKKSDQNVHINRVLPQESTPTALPEPQTHNSALQSAPPSFRTRGKPVQLPNKPASYRTRALSAPSSFHGPDRDTSSSVEYEEKEERSPSPQPLPLPSSHGSGVLKPAGSFKSGNASGPLYASGPLPLPPSRPSGTLRNYSYEEITSACHSFSPENCTSETISSTTYKASFSDVSCSSRKVEATVTRFCTTAQGLKDFVNEAKSLASLQHPKLCKLLGYHAREGSEQRFLIYERLHHGSLDRLLYGRSSGPPIDWSRRVKVALCAAQALTFLHEEGPFQASGNLSVETIEKGLLTPKSNVYSFGIVLLELLTGRKNMDSRRPKEERNLVKWSWPFLADECRLSLVMDPQLKGRFPIKAARTMADIAQRCLQKDPLERPTMRIVVENLRTILEMKYSCLFPLQEPAAVSGKKMFRSPSLQPRQTYQSISPTRMLTLPLSRGCSSLVALDELELQESRKSSSSSIYRRASVEGF
- the LOC141637272 gene encoding putative serine/threonine-protein kinase PBL18 isoform X1; the protein is MGCFTVLKSRKKKSDQNVHINRVLPQESTPTALPEPQTHNSALQSAPPSFRTRGKPVQLPNKPASYRTRALSAPSSFHGPDRDTSSSVEYEEKEERSPSPQPLPLPSSHGSGVLKPAGSFKSGNASGPLYASGPLPLPPSRPSGTLRNYSYEEITSACHSFSPENCTSETISSTTYKASFSDVSCSSRKVEATVTRFCTTAQGLKDFVNEAKSLASLQHPKLCKLLGYHAREGSEQRFLIYERLHHGSLDRLLYGRSSGPPIDWSRRVKVALCAAQALTFLHEEGPFQAMYNEFSAVNIQIDKDFSAKLSGYGCVGLLPEADLCNAPTASGNLSVETIEKGLLTPKSNVYSFGIVLLELLTGRKNMDSRRPKEERNLVKWSWPFLADECRLSLVMDPQLKGRFPIKAARTMADIAQRCLQKDPLERPTMRIVVENLRTILEMKYSCLFPLQEPAAVSGKKMFRSPSLQPRQTYQSISPTRMLTLPLSRGCSSLVALDELELQESRKSSSSSIYRRASVEGF